One Mya arenaria isolate MELC-2E11 chromosome 5, ASM2691426v1 genomic window carries:
- the LOC128234987 gene encoding nascent polypeptide-associated complex subunit alpha-like — translation MPTDAVEKPVVEDVKDDSGSGTESESDDSMPDLEDGDVAQQSKVAEAAGIQEELVSKAKQSRSEKKARKAMSKLGLKQVTGVTRVTIRKSKNILFVIGRPDVYKSPASDTYIVFGEAKIEDLSQQAQMVAAENFKRPENTGGLGDLPSTVSAPIQEESEEEDEIDEGGVEAKDIELVMSQANVKRSLAVKALKNNNNDIVNAIMELTM, via the exons ATGCCAACAGACGCTGTGGAGAAACCAGTTGTAGAGGATGTCAAGGACGACTCTGGGTCTGGGACCGAGTCTGAGAGTGACGACTCCATGCCTGATCTTGAAGACGGGGATGTTGCCCAGCAGAGCAAG GTTGCAGAGGCTGCAGGAATCCAGGAAGAGCTGGTGAGCAAAGCCAAACAGAGTCGCAGCGAGAAGAAAGCCAGGAAGGCGATGTcaaaacttg GCTTGAAGCAGGTGACTGGTGTCACACGGGTGACGATCAGGAAATCCAAGAACATCCTGTTCGTGATAGGACGACCAGACGTGTACAAAAGCCCAGCGTCTGACACATACATTGTCTTTGGTGAAGCCAAG ATTGAAGATCTGAGCCAGCAAGCCCAGATGGTTGCAGCAGAGAACTTCAAGCGTCCAGAGAACACTGGTGGGCTCGGAGATCTTCCCAGCACCGTCTCGGCGCCCATACAGGAGGAGTCAGAAGAGGAAGATGAG ATTGACGAGGGTGGAGTGGAAGCCAAGGATATTGAGCTGGTCATGTCCCAGGCCAATGTTAAACGCAGCCTTGCTGTTAAAGCCctcaaaaataacaacaatgatattgttaatGCTATTATG GAGTTAACGATGTAA